One Cicer arietinum cultivar CDC Frontier isolate Library 1 chromosome 8, Cicar.CDCFrontier_v2.0, whole genome shotgun sequence DNA segment encodes these proteins:
- the LOC101499453 gene encoding metacaspase-5-like: MVTKRALVVALNYNNAKHNSRLRASISFVRDNFGYKENIYFIHDDIGQSNDNSVSFILTQLRHLITSSVVGDKMVFYFAGHRNYKIFTDNNGVEHMQQYLICGEKFIYFGGLTQITDKELTSCLNILPKDGYLTMIVDCCRSGNLIDGLDQQLACKGRRGIAYILDIDVAKNMLHRQHQLVSLFSACQKNQVAWEIMKFVDGQLKVVSIFTDTLLKIVHEKGGRVTNRELMTEVNKFFSIDTCIQTSGLFCADEHSYALFIGGRQSQLDPLRSIY, encoded by the exons ATGGTCACCAAAAGAGCTCTTGTAGTTGCATTAAACTATAATAATGCAAAGCATAATTCCCGGCTCCGAGCTTCCATAAGTTTTGTTAGGGATAATTTTGGTTATAAAGAAAACATCTATTTTATTCATGATGACATAGGCCAGTCTAATGATAATAGTGTTTCATTCATCCTTACTCAACTTAGACATTTGATCACTTCATCGGTAGTTGGAGATAAAATGGTGTTTTATTTCGCAGGACACAGAAACTATAAGATATTTACTGATAACAATGGTGTTGAACACATGCAACAATATCTCATTTGTGGtgagaaatttatttattttggtggTTTGACTCAAATCACAG ATAAAGAATTAACAAGTTGTTTAAACATACTGCCAAAGGATGGTTATTTAACTATGATAGTAGACTGTTGTCGTAGTGGAAATTTAATCGACGGATTAGACCAACAGTTGGCATGTAAAGGAAGAAGAGGAATTGCATATATATTAGACATAGACGTTGCAAAAAATATGTTGCATCGGCAACATCAATTGGTTTCTCTGTTTTCAGCATGTCAAAAGAACCAGGTTGCGTGGGAGATTATGAAATTTGTCGATGGACAACTAAAGGTAGTGAGTATTTTCACTGACACATTACTAAAGATAGTGCATGAAAAAGGTGGTCGTGTCACCAATAGAGAATTAATGACTGAAgtaaataagttttttagtaTTGATACATGTATTCAAACTTCTGGTCTATTTTGCGCTGACGAGCACTCTTATGCTTTGTTTATCGGTGGAAGACAATCACAGTTAGATCCACTTCGATCCATATATTAG
- the LOC101493921 gene encoding glutathione S-transferase T3-like, which produces MDPNQNNLQQSWLHFMKNYHHPDVQNSQLSSSPTNPNMFYRPQMNTQGGDQNPNFQNSQLPSPPTNFNMFYRPQMNAEGEFTCFEPQIPIGPMPACQVPQFSTQVGFKNTIVEEGEEHHGRKKSRELFTMDEDTLLIQSWLNVSKDSIIGVDQKADGFWLRIATNYNEYRGQLREKTLSQLKSRWHRINGFVQKFVGCYKQAVSGKKSGSSEKDIMIAAHAFYSQDTGGPFNHEYAWRLLKCEPKWMGASIECSSKRTKNSTSGAYSSSPNTETSYEIDSTSPMERPMGQKAAKKMGKAKAVETPLINTVVQDTMNKKVAALEKLAQLKEDEMEFKAMEVIMKDTSGMSESQLEVHEIYCNKLKKKYGF; this is translated from the coding sequence ATGGATCCAAATCAAAATAATCTTCAACAATCTTGGTTgcattttatgaaaaattatcaTCATCCTGATGTTCAAAATTCTCAATTATCATCATCACCAACCAATCCTAATATGTTTTATAGACCTCAAATGAATACTCAAGGTGGAGATCAAAATCctaattttcaaaattctcAATTACCATCACCACCAAccaatttcaatatgttttatAGACCTCAAATGAATGCTGAAGGAGAGTTTACTTGTTTTGAACCTCAAATACCGATTGGTCCTATGCCAGCGTGTCAAGTTCCACAGTTTTCTACTCAAGTTGGTTTTAAAAATACTATTGTCGAAGAGGGAGAAGAACATCATGGTCGAAAAAAATCTCGAGAGCTATTCACAATGGATGAAGATACACTACTTATTCAATCATGGCTCAACGTTTCAAAAGATTCAATTATAGGAGTTGACCAAAAAGCAGATGGTTTTTGGTTAAGAATTGCAACAAATTATAATGAGTATCGTGGGCAGTTGCGAGAGAAAACACTAAGTCAACTAAAATCTCGATGGCATCGAATTAATGGTTTCGTTCAAAAATTTGTTGGGTGTTACAAACAAGCTGTAAGTGGAAAGAAAAGTGGAAGCTCGGAGAAGGACATCATGATCGCTGCACATGCTTTTTATTCTCAAGATACAGGTGGACCATTTAATCACGAATATGCATGGCGATTGCTAAAATGTGAACCTAAATGGATGGGAGCATCAATTGAATGTTCTTCAAAAAGAACAAAGAACTCTACTAGTGGAGCGTACTCATCATCTCCTAATACAGAGACAAGTTATGAAATTGACTCAACATCACCAATGGAGCGTCCAATGGGACAAAAGGCAGCAAAAAAAATGGGCAAGGCAAAGGCGGTTGAAACACCTCTTATTAATACTGTTGTGCAAGATACAATGAATAAAAAAGTAGCAGCTTTAGAAAAACTGGCACAACTAAAAGAGGACGAGATGGAGTTCAAGGCAATGGAGGTCATCATGAAAGATACATCCGGAATGAGTGAGAGTCAACTCGAAGTTCATGAAATTTATtgtaataaacttaaaaaaaagtatgGATTTTAG